In Sebaldella termitidis ATCC 33386, one DNA window encodes the following:
- a CDS encoding pseudouridine synthase: protein MRLNKYIAESGFCSRRKADELISQNRVTINKDTAKLGMEVRDGDIVRIDGEKIKVDTDYEYYLLYKPKKVICTNSDNFARRLAVDFIRSKKRLFTYGRLDYMTEGIILVSNDGDTYNKVMHPRKKLFKTYIAKLDKPIEDKDLARLEKGILIDGQKTAPAKIKKTDDAEVKVSIFEGRNRQIRKMFENLHYNVKELKRVTIGEFKIGNLKPGEYRKLTEDEIEYIKNL, encoded by the coding sequence ATGAGATTAAATAAATATATAGCCGAAAGCGGTTTTTGTTCAAGAAGAAAGGCAGATGAGCTGATATCTCAAAACAGGGTAACAATAAATAAAGATACAGCTAAGCTGGGAATGGAAGTACGTGACGGCGATATAGTAAGGATAGACGGAGAGAAAATAAAGGTGGATACAGACTACGAATATTATCTTCTGTATAAGCCTAAAAAAGTAATATGCACTAATTCTGACAATTTTGCCAGAAGACTTGCAGTAGATTTTATCAGATCCAAAAAAAGACTTTTTACATATGGAAGACTGGATTATATGACAGAGGGAATTATCCTGGTAAGCAATGACGGAGATACTTATAACAAGGTTATGCATCCCAGAAAAAAGCTTTTCAAGACTTATATAGCGAAACTGGACAAGCCTATTGAAGATAAAGACCTTGCCAGACTTGAAAAGGGAATACTTATAGACGGTCAGAAAACAGCTCCTGCAAAGATAAAGAAAACAGATGATGCAGAAGTAAAGGTTTCTATATTTGAAGGAAGAAACAGACAAATAAGAAAGATGTTCGAAAATCTTCACTATAATGTAAAAGAACTGAAAAGAGTAACAATAGGGGAATTTAAAATCGGGAATCTTAAACCCGGGGAATATAGAAAGCTCACTGAGGATGAGATAGAATACATAAAAAATTTATAA
- a CDS encoding MtnX-like HAD-IB family phosphatase yields MTSIFLVDFDKTISFNDSTDVIMRKHNPEFLKKVRERYRNKQVGIMGFMKSCLESLELSEEEYVKSLEDVRIDRTFKKFLESGLDFRIVSAGTRTNVTGSLLKEDIFVDEDLIISNELKFKDGKIKMEFPYVDEERYFGLDKRSLVLDYKNNGKKVIFVGDGPSDYEAVKVADCVFARTSSRLVEHCNENNIEFREFTDFEDLIRQYKEEHCGIK; encoded by the coding sequence ATGACAAGTATTTTTTTAGTGGACTTCGATAAAACGATATCCTTTAATGACAGTACAGATGTAATAATGCGAAAGCATAATCCCGAGTTTTTGAAAAAAGTAAGGGAAAGATACAGAAATAAACAGGTGGGAATAATGGGATTCATGAAATCCTGTCTGGAATCTCTGGAATTATCCGAGGAAGAATATGTAAAATCCCTTGAGGATGTGAGAATAGACAGAACATTCAAAAAATTTCTGGAAAGCGGTCTTGATTTTAGAATAGTAAGTGCAGGGACAAGAACCAATGTAACCGGGTCACTTCTAAAGGAAGATATATTCGTGGATGAAGATCTGATTATATCAAATGAGTTAAAATTCAAGGACGGAAAAATAAAAATGGAATTTCCTTATGTAGATGAAGAGAGATATTTTGGACTGGACAAAAGATCTCTTGTTTTGGATTATAAAAACAACGGGAAAAAGGTAATTTTCGTAGGCGACGGACCGTCGGATTACGAAGCGGTAAAAGTAGCAGACTGTGTTTTTGCCAGAACTTCATCAAGACTGGTAGAGCACTGTAATGAAAATAATATAGAATTTAGAGAATTTACGGATTTCGAAGATTTAATAAGGCAGTATAAGGAGGAACATTGTGGAATTAAGTAA
- the gatC gene encoding Asp-tRNA(Asn)/Glu-tRNA(Gln) amidotransferase subunit GatC has translation MELSKEDVIKIAILSKLEFNDDEIENFRSDLSEILNYMNELNELDTEGISPLFNVLDLDDVTRKDEVRDSLKQEEVLKNAPDKDENFIIVPKIIG, from the coding sequence GTGGAATTAAGTAAAGAAGATGTAATAAAAATAGCAATATTATCAAAGCTTGAGTTTAATGATGACGAGATAGAAAACTTCAGAAGCGATTTAAGCGAGATATTAAATTATATGAACGAACTGAATGAACTGGACACTGAAGGAATAAGTCCTTTGTTTAACGTCTTGGATTTGGATGATGTGACAAGAAAAGACGAGGTAAGAGATAGCTTAAAACAGGAAGAAGTATTGAAAAATGCTCCTGATAAAGATGAAAATTTTATAATAGTACCAAAAATTATAGGTTAG
- the gatA gene encoding Asp-tRNA(Asn)/Glu-tRNA(Gln) amidotransferase subunit GatA produces MKLHELSAVELSEKIKNSDITSEEVTKIFLDRINSIDEKTGAFVSVNSEKALKEAREYGEKENSSPLHGVPIAIKDNILSIGDLTTSASKILDNYIGIYDSTVVKKIKESCMPILGKTNMDEFAMGSSNENSGIKPVSNVWDTDRVPGGSSGGSATAVAAGEAPVALGTDTGGSVRQPAALSGVVGIKPTYGRVSRYGLMAFGSSLDQIGVFSKTVRDAAETLKIIAGYDEMDSTSADVPVDNYTEYLNGDIKGLKIGIPKEYFAESLDSEIKKVIDNSINMLKEQGAEIREISLPHTKYAVPTYYIIACAEAASNLARYDGVRYGYRGDNSSIEDMYVKSRTQGLGKEVKRRIMLGNYVLSSGFYDAYYKKASQVRRLIKNDFDKALEEVDVILTPTSPVLPFKKGEKMEDPVQMYLADIYTVSINLAGLPGISVPAGFVDGLPVGLQIIGKFFDEATLFRVSDKFEKIRGKITYPEL; encoded by the coding sequence ATGAAACTACATGAATTATCAGCAGTAGAGCTGTCGGAAAAAATAAAAAATTCTGATATTACTTCTGAGGAAGTGACTAAGATATTCTTAGACAGAATTAATTCAATAGATGAAAAAACAGGGGCTTTTGTCAGCGTAAACAGCGAAAAAGCACTTAAAGAAGCAAGAGAATACGGGGAAAAAGAAAACAGCAGTCCTTTGCATGGTGTTCCTATAGCAATAAAGGATAATATTTTATCTATAGGTGATTTGACAACATCAGCATCAAAAATTTTAGATAACTACATTGGAATTTATGATTCTACTGTTGTTAAAAAAATAAAGGAAAGCTGCATGCCGATATTGGGAAAGACTAATATGGATGAGTTCGCAATGGGGTCGTCAAATGAAAATTCCGGAATAAAACCGGTTTCCAATGTATGGGATACTGACAGAGTTCCCGGAGGAAGCAGCGGAGGGTCTGCAACAGCAGTGGCAGCAGGAGAAGCACCTGTGGCGCTGGGAACAGATACAGGAGGAAGCGTAAGACAGCCTGCGGCATTATCAGGAGTAGTAGGAATAAAGCCTACTTACGGAAGAGTATCAAGATATGGATTAATGGCTTTCGGCTCTTCTCTTGATCAGATCGGGGTTTTTTCCAAAACTGTAAGAGATGCAGCTGAAACATTGAAAATAATAGCAGGTTATGATGAAATGGACTCTACTTCTGCAGATGTACCGGTAGATAATTATACTGAATATCTTAACGGAGATATAAAAGGTCTGAAAATAGGAATACCAAAGGAGTATTTTGCAGAAAGTCTTGACAGTGAAATAAAAAAAGTTATAGATAATTCGATAAACATGCTTAAGGAGCAGGGTGCAGAGATCAGGGAAATATCACTGCCTCATACAAAATATGCTGTTCCGACATATTATATAATAGCCTGTGCAGAAGCGGCCTCGAATCTTGCAAGATATGACGGGGTAAGATACGGCTACAGAGGAGATAACAGCAGCATAGAAGATATGTATGTGAAATCAAGAACACAGGGCCTTGGTAAAGAGGTAAAAAGAAGAATAATGCTTGGAAATTATGTATTAAGCAGCGGGTTTTACGATGCTTATTATAAGAAAGCTTCACAGGTAAGAAGACTTATAAAAAATGATTTTGATAAGGCACTGGAAGAAGTAGATGTAATACTTACACCTACATCGCCTGTACTTCCGTTTAAAAAAGGCGAAAAAATGGAGGATCCTGTACAGATGTATCTTGCAGATATATATACAGTATCTATAAATCTTGCCGGACTTCCGGGAATATCGGTTCCTGCAGGTTTTGTAGACGGACTTCCCGTGGGACTGCAAATAATAGGAAAGTTTTTTGATGAAGCTACACTATTCAGAGTATCTGATAAATTTGAAAAAATAAGAGGAAAAATAACATATCCTGAGCTATAG
- the gatB gene encoding Asp-tRNA(Asn)/Glu-tRNA(Gln) amidotransferase subunit GatB, translating into MSKEYETVIGLEVHCQLKTKTKVWCGCDADYDHKDPNTSTCPVCTGQPGALPKLNDKVLDYAIKAALALNCEINPNSQFDRKNYFYPDSPKNYQITQYFKPYAENGYLNIKTNSGKEARVGIERIQIEEDTAKNIHTDSESLLNFNRASIPLIEIISKPEIKNQEEAYAYLTTLRERLKYTKISDVSMELGSLRCDANVSVRVKGDTELGTRTETKNLNSFKAVVRAIEYETARQIEIIENGGRIVQETRLWDEENGITRPMRSKEESMDYRYFPEPDLPRVHISENRLAAVEKEMPEFSEDKVVRFIAEYKIPEYDAGILSGEIELADYYEKVTKTSGDAKLSSNWVLTEVLRILKEKNISIEEFSVSPENLGKLIVLIKNNTISSKIAKEIFEVLLTEDRDPGEIVKEKGLVQITDNNEIEKIVDTVLGENAQSIEDYKAGKDKAMGFLVGQAMKLSKGKANPKIVTDIILSKISD; encoded by the coding sequence ATGAGCAAAGAATACGAAACGGTAATAGGTCTGGAAGTACACTGCCAGCTGAAAACGAAAACAAAAGTATGGTGCGGGTGCGATGCAGACTATGATCATAAAGATCCGAATACATCAACTTGTCCGGTGTGTACAGGACAGCCCGGAGCACTTCCGAAACTAAATGATAAGGTACTGGATTATGCAATAAAAGCTGCACTGGCACTAAACTGCGAAATAAATCCAAACAGTCAGTTTGACAGAAAGAATTATTTTTATCCCGATTCTCCGAAAAATTATCAAATTACACAATATTTTAAACCATATGCGGAAAACGGGTATCTGAACATAAAAACAAACAGCGGTAAAGAAGCAAGGGTAGGAATCGAAAGAATACAAATAGAAGAAGATACAGCAAAAAATATACATACAGACAGCGAATCCCTTTTGAATTTTAACAGAGCATCTATTCCACTGATTGAAATTATTTCAAAGCCTGAAATAAAAAATCAGGAAGAGGCATATGCATATCTGACTACACTGAGAGAAAGACTGAAATATACAAAAATCAGTGATGTAAGTATGGAGCTGGGGTCACTAAGATGTGATGCCAATGTATCTGTAAGGGTAAAAGGAGACACTGAGCTGGGAACAAGAACAGAAACTAAAAACCTGAACTCTTTCAAAGCAGTGGTAAGAGCAATAGAGTATGAAACAGCGAGACAGATAGAAATAATCGAAAACGGAGGAAGAATCGTACAGGAAACAAGGCTGTGGGATGAAGAAAACGGAATAACAAGACCAATGAGAAGCAAGGAAGAATCTATGGATTACAGATATTTTCCGGAACCTGATCTTCCAAGAGTTCATATTTCAGAAAACAGACTTGCGGCAGTGGAAAAAGAGATGCCTGAGTTTTCTGAGGATAAAGTGGTAAGATTCATAGCTGAATACAAAATTCCCGAATATGATGCAGGAATTCTTTCGGGAGAAATCGAGCTGGCCGATTATTATGAAAAGGTAACAAAGACCTCGGGAGATGCCAAGCTTTCTTCAAATTGGGTTTTGACAGAAGTATTGAGAATACTTAAAGAAAAAAATATATCAATAGAAGAATTCTCGGTTTCACCGGAAAATCTGGGAAAATTAATAGTTTTGATAAAAAATAACACAATCAGTTCTAAAATAGCAAAGGAAATATTCGAAGTTCTTCTCACAGAAGACAGAGATCCGGGAGAAATAGTAAAAGAAAAAGGTCTTGTTCAGATAACAGACAATAATGAGATAGAAAAAATAGTAGATACAGTTTTAGGTGAAAATGCACAGTCCATAGAAGATTATAAAGCCGGAAAGGATAAAGCAATGGGATTTCTGGTAGGACAGGCAATGAAATTATCAAAAGGGAAGGCTAATCCAAAAATAGTAACAGATATTATTTTGTCAAAAATCTCTGATTAA
- a CDS encoding penicillin-binding protein, whose amino-acid sequence MKRKYSFKGRFIIVCMFFFFSFLFLLLILFKIQVMEGRRWSEVGYRQYYSEVITKAKRGSIITTDGQDIAYDVEAYQIILDPTLIKAENIDKVSSIISSEVKAIKFETLKKEINDKKRLSRKYLKVGEPIDYNMKNRMNSELAKESGLKFGVFFETIYKRKDPGKELYGPVIGFLNSEGKGVYGLEKYYEDTLEGTNGVIATYRATYRDFELPTAKRRAEKKYAEDGKNLVLTIDSVLQYTLDEELKKAYLEFDAKTATGIIMESDTGKIIAMSSYPKAKDNSEIKNNNISDLFEPGSIFKPLIVAEGLQEGVINKNSIINSSGQIQVKDRIIKDHDASTIGDLTLEKIISLSGNVAMVKIAERIKDETFYEYLKKFGLDSKTGIDLYSETAIRVQPPSKWDGVKKANMSFGQGISMTQIQIITALNTIVNDGKRVRPYVVDKIIDENGKVLELTKPVVEEVVFSPDVAREVRRIMESVVDKGTGRGTRIEGYKIGGKTGTAQKAGSRGYAGGGYVSSFFAFFPVDNPKYTILVTIDEPKGQYYGAQVALPTVKAMIEKIIKYKGIKPNGEENIIVNLNVGNDNKTKPQNHQDLENSLLSGVMPDFTGLSLREVLMILPADMYPNYKVSGSGRVKSQSPAKGSKIDGKTKIVINLE is encoded by the coding sequence ATGAAAAGAAAATATAGCTTTAAAGGCAGATTCATAATAGTATGCATGTTCTTTTTCTTTAGTTTTTTGTTTCTGCTGCTGATATTATTTAAAATTCAGGTAATGGAAGGGCGCCGATGGTCTGAGGTAGGATACAGACAATACTACAGTGAGGTAATTACAAAAGCCAAAAGGGGAAGCATTATAACAACAGACGGTCAGGATATAGCATATGATGTGGAAGCATATCAGATTATTCTAGATCCTACTTTAATAAAGGCAGAAAACATAGATAAAGTATCAAGTATAATTTCATCAGAAGTAAAAGCAATAAAGTTTGAAACTTTGAAAAAAGAAATTAATGACAAAAAAAGACTGAGCAGAAAGTATCTGAAAGTAGGAGAGCCTATTGATTATAATATGAAAAACAGGATGAACAGCGAGCTTGCCAAAGAATCAGGGCTGAAATTCGGAGTTTTCTTTGAAACAATATATAAAAGAAAAGATCCCGGAAAAGAACTGTATGGTCCTGTAATTGGTTTTTTGAATTCTGAAGGAAAGGGTGTATATGGTCTTGAAAAGTACTATGAGGATACTCTTGAAGGGACAAACGGAGTAATAGCTACTTACAGAGCAACATACAGAGATTTTGAGCTTCCTACTGCCAAGAGAAGGGCAGAAAAGAAATACGCCGAAGACGGAAAGAACCTTGTGCTTACAATTGATTCTGTATTACAGTATACATTAGATGAGGAATTAAAAAAGGCCTATCTGGAATTTGATGCCAAGACTGCAACAGGTATAATAATGGAAAGCGATACCGGTAAGATTATAGCAATGTCTTCTTATCCGAAAGCAAAGGATAATTCCGAAATAAAGAATAACAATATATCGGATTTGTTCGAGCCGGGTTCTATTTTTAAGCCGCTTATAGTGGCTGAAGGTCTTCAGGAGGGTGTAATAAATAAAAATTCCATAATAAATTCATCAGGACAGATTCAGGTAAAGGACAGAATAATAAAAGATCATGATGCCTCTACAATAGGGGACCTGACTCTTGAAAAGATAATCTCGCTTTCAGGAAATGTGGCGATGGTAAAAATTGCCGAAAGAATAAAGGATGAAACATTTTACGAATATCTGAAAAAATTCGGACTGGACAGCAAAACAGGAATAGACCTTTACTCGGAAACAGCTATAAGAGTTCAGCCGCCGAGCAAATGGGACGGCGTAAAAAAGGCAAATATGTCTTTCGGACAGGGAATATCAATGACACAGATTCAGATAATAACTGCACTTAATACTATAGTAAATGACGGGAAAAGAGTAAGACCATATGTAGTGGATAAAATTATAGATGAAAACGGAAAAGTACTTGAGCTGACAAAGCCTGTAGTGGAAGAAGTAGTTTTTTCCCCTGATGTGGCAAGAGAAGTAAGAAGAATCATGGAAAGTGTTGTAGATAAAGGAACAGGGAGAGGAACAAGAATAGAAGGATATAAAATAGGAGGAAAAACAGGAACAGCACAAAAAGCCGGAAGCAGAGGCTATGCCGGCGGAGGTTATGTATCTTCGTTTTTCGCTTTTTTTCCTGTGGATAATCCCAAATATACTATTCTTGTAACAATAGATGAACCTAAAGGACAGTATTACGGTGCACAGGTTGCGCTTCCTACAGTTAAGGCAATGATAGAGAAAATTATAAAATATAAAGGTATTAAGCCAAACGGCGAAGAAAATATAATAGTAAATCTTAATGTAGGTAATGACAATAAAACAAAACCGCAAAATCATCAGGATTTGGAAAATTCTCTATTAAGCGGAGTTATGCCTGATTTTACAGGTTTGAGTCTGAGAGAAGTACTTATGATACTTCCTGCCGATATGTATCCTAATTATAAGGTCAGCGGCAGCGGAAGGGTAAAGTCGCAGTCACCTGCAAAGGGAAGCAAAATAGACGGTAAAACAAAAATAGTTATTAATTTGGAATGA
- the priA gene encoding replication restart helicase PriA produces the protein MKYYVLYVENTKSFFTYKSEEEYKPGEWCIVDFSGRKRSAVILRETEEDKIDFDIKKIKEIDSRADILSIPEDIIKLMDWMAVYYISDYYNVIKTVFPGILKLNYSQKAVFYKELENAEKYNSETIKDFNDYMKKKKVVTSATLIKKFGKDLVSYAQSKDAVKIEKHLVTKENKIKEIETDGIINETDIELNEEQKNTVEAIENGNNDYYLIKGITGSGKTEVYIRLIKNALKSGGGSIFLVPEISLTPQMMDRLKREFSNNVALLHSRLTTKERKEEWNAIKSGNKKVVIGARSAVFAPVQNLKYIILDEEHETTYKQESNPRYHTKNVAIKRANLLENVKVILGSATPSFDTYYQAKEGVIELLELKNRYNDAKKPVYDLVNLQNVNGNFSHELLEKISEKLLKNEQIILILNRKAFSTFIKCRDCGTVETCPNCSISLNYYRKENKLKCHYCGYEKYFKPVCGNCGSKNLIHLGTGTEKIELELGEIFKDARILRIDSENTKTQEQFEKMYNDFKNHKYDILLGTQIIAKGFHFPNVTLVSIINADIILNFPDFRAGEKTYQLLTQASGRSGREKKEGEVLIQTYDPDNDAIKKTISDNYEGYYENEMEIRKILKYPPYGRIINIVISSETETGLKEKAEKFYNMIKEKNSFIPKPFKAPIYRINNRYRYQIFIKSDRISINNIKHRIRSSLVNYREKDVRISVDVDPVNLL, from the coding sequence ATGAAATATTATGTGCTTTATGTGGAAAATACAAAAAGTTTTTTTACATATAAATCAGAAGAGGAATACAAGCCTGGGGAATGGTGTATAGTAGACTTTTCGGGCCGCAAGAGATCGGCTGTTATATTAAGAGAAACAGAAGAAGATAAAATAGATTTTGATATAAAAAAAATAAAGGAAATAGACAGCAGGGCAGATATTCTCTCAATTCCTGAAGATATTATAAAGCTTATGGACTGGATGGCTGTTTATTATATAAGTGACTATTATAACGTAATAAAAACAGTCTTTCCGGGAATATTAAAGCTTAATTATTCACAGAAAGCAGTTTTTTATAAAGAGCTTGAAAATGCAGAAAAGTATAATTCAGAAACAATAAAAGATTTTAATGATTATATGAAAAAGAAAAAGGTTGTTACATCTGCCACACTTATAAAAAAGTTTGGCAAAGACCTTGTTTCTTATGCACAGTCAAAGGACGCGGTAAAAATAGAGAAACATTTGGTCACAAAAGAAAATAAGATCAAAGAAATAGAAACTGACGGAATAATAAATGAAACTGATATAGAACTTAACGAAGAACAAAAAAATACAGTAGAAGCAATAGAAAATGGAAATAATGACTATTATCTCATAAAAGGGATAACAGGTTCAGGAAAAACAGAGGTATATATAAGACTGATAAAAAATGCGCTGAAATCCGGCGGAGGTTCTATCTTTCTGGTTCCTGAAATATCACTCACACCTCAGATGATGGACAGGCTGAAAAGAGAGTTTTCCAATAATGTAGCTCTTCTTCACAGCAGACTTACTACAAAGGAAAGAAAAGAAGAGTGGAATGCCATAAAAAGCGGAAACAAAAAAGTAGTAATAGGAGCAAGATCAGCTGTTTTTGCACCTGTTCAGAATCTGAAATATATAATTCTGGATGAAGAGCATGAAACTACTTACAAGCAGGAGAGCAATCCCAGATATCATACTAAAAATGTGGCAATAAAGAGAGCTAATCTGTTAGAAAATGTAAAAGTGATACTTGGTTCGGCGACTCCTTCATTTGATACATATTATCAGGCTAAGGAGGGCGTAATAGAGCTTCTGGAACTGAAAAACAGATATAATGACGCCAAAAAGCCTGTATACGACCTTGTTAATCTGCAGAATGTGAACGGAAATTTTTCACACGAGCTTCTGGAAAAAATATCAGAAAAGCTGTTAAAAAATGAACAGATAATATTGATACTAAACAGAAAAGCGTTTTCTACATTTATAAAGTGCAGAGACTGCGGAACAGTGGAAACGTGCCCTAACTGCAGTATAAGCCTTAATTATTACAGAAAAGAAAATAAGCTGAAATGTCATTACTGCGGCTATGAAAAGTATTTTAAGCCTGTATGCGGTAACTGCGGCAGTAAAAATCTTATCCATCTCGGAACGGGAACAGAAAAAATAGAGCTGGAGCTTGGTGAGATATTTAAAGATGCAAGGATTTTGAGAATTGATTCCGAGAATACAAAAACTCAGGAGCAGTTTGAAAAAATGTACAATGACTTTAAAAATCATAAATATGATATACTACTGGGAACGCAGATTATTGCCAAAGGATTTCATTTTCCCAATGTAACCTTGGTAAGTATAATAAATGCAGATATAATACTTAATTTTCCTGATTTCAGGGCCGGGGAAAAAACTTATCAGCTGCTTACGCAGGCTTCCGGAAGATCCGGGCGTGAAAAGAAAGAAGGAGAGGTTCTGATTCAGACTTATGATCCGGACAATGATGCAATAAAGAAAACGATAAGTGATAACTATGAGGGCTACTATGAAAATGAAATGGAAATAAGAAAAATACTGAAATATCCTCCGTACGGGAGAATCATTAATATAGTAATATCCTCGGAAACAGAAACAGGTTTGAAGGAAAAGGCGGAAAAGTTTTATAATATGATAAAGGAGAAGAATAGTTTTATTCCAAAACCGTTTAAAGCACCCATATATCGTATTAATAACAGATACAGGTATCAAATTTTTATAAAATCTGATAGAATATCTATAAACAATATTAAGCACAGAATTAGAAGCTCACTGGTAAATTACCGGGAAAAGGATGTCAGAATAAGTGTAGACGTGGATCCCGTGAATTTATTATAA
- the def gene encoding peptide deformylase translates to MKIIYYGNPVLREVSKEVTEITDEIRQILDEMVETMREESGVGLAANQVGLTQRFFVGEVDGNVKKIINPEIIEFGKEEIELEEGCLSIPGIYKRVKRPEKIKVRYQNEKGETVEEELNEVWARVFQHELDHLDGILFIDKISPLNKRLISKRLAQIKKEGN, encoded by the coding sequence ATGAAAATAATATATTATGGTAATCCGGTGCTGCGTGAAGTATCTAAGGAAGTTACCGAAATAACAGATGAGATAAGACAAATACTTGATGAAATGGTCGAAACAATGAGAGAAGAAAGCGGAGTAGGCCTCGCAGCTAATCAGGTCGGACTAACACAAAGATTTTTTGTAGGTGAAGTAGACGGAAATGTGAAGAAAATTATTAATCCCGAAATTATTGAGTTCGGTAAGGAAGAAATAGAGCTGGAAGAAGGTTGTCTGAGTATTCCAGGTATCTATAAAAGAGTAAAAAGACCTGAGAAAATAAAGGTAAGATACCAAAATGAAAAAGGCGAAACTGTGGAAGAAGAGCTTAATGAAGTATGGGCAAGAGTATTCCAGCATGAGCTGGATCACTTGGACGGTATTTTATTCATAGATAAAATCTCACCTTTAAATAAAAGACTAATATCGAAAAGACTGGCACAAATAAAAAAAGAAGGTAACTAA
- the fmt gene encoding methionyl-tRNA formyltransferase: MKTIFMGTPEFAVPSLEKVFETTELTAIFTKEDKPNARGNKIIINPVKQFGIEHNIEIIQPRKMKDSELIKKIKDLDPDLIVVVAYGKILPREIIEIPKYGIINVHSSLLPKYRGASPIHSAILNGEKETGVSIMYIEEGLDSGDVILMESCEITETDTLGTLHDKLKVIGAELLGKAITLIEKEEVTSSPQDHTKATFVKPITKEEEKIDWSRPAEEVYNKVRGLNPFPGAYTTFKDTVVKIYETEKDYEEYEGDFGEIVALKKKHGPVVKLRDGNLILKNVKLQGKKNQSGIDLLNGRVFQTGDKFI, encoded by the coding sequence ATGAAAACAATATTTATGGGAACCCCTGAATTTGCAGTACCGAGTCTGGAAAAAGTCTTTGAGACCACTGAGCTTACTGCTATATTTACTAAAGAGGATAAACCGAATGCAAGAGGGAATAAAATTATAATAAATCCTGTAAAGCAGTTTGGAATAGAGCATAATATAGAAATTATACAGCCTCGTAAGATGAAAGACAGTGAACTGATAAAGAAAATAAAGGATTTGGATCCTGATTTGATTGTAGTGGTGGCATATGGTAAAATATTGCCCAGAGAAATAATAGAGATTCCAAAATACGGGATAATAAATGTTCATTCATCACTTCTGCCAAAATACAGAGGTGCTTCACCGATACATTCAGCGATATTAAATGGTGAAAAAGAAACAGGTGTAAGTATTATGTATATTGAAGAAGGATTGGATTCAGGAGATGTAATTCTTATGGAATCGTGTGAAATAACAGAAACCGACACACTGGGGACACTGCATGACAAACTAAAAGTAATAGGAGCGGAGCTTCTCGGAAAAGCAATCACTCTTATTGAAAAAGAAGAAGTTACTTCGTCACCTCAGGATCATACAAAGGCAACATTTGTAAAGCCTATCACAAAAGAGGAAGAGAAGATAGACTGGAGCAGACCGGCAGAGGAGGTATACAACAAAGTCAGAGGTTTGAATCCTTTTCCCGGTGCTTATACTACTTTTAAGGATACAGTAGTAAAAATATATGAAACTGAGAAAGATTATGAAGAATATGAGGGAGACTTCGGTGAGATAGTAGCCTTAAAGAAAAAACACGGGCCTGTGGTAAAATTAAGAGACGGGAATCTGATATTAAAAAATGTTAAATTACAGGGAAAAAAGAACCAAAGTGGGATAGATTTGCTTAATGGAAGGGTATTTCAAACAGGGGATAAATTTATTTAA